In a genomic window of Candidatus Dadabacteria bacterium:
- the ispG gene encoding flavodoxin-dependent (E)-4-hydroxy-3-methylbut-2-enyl-diphosphate synthase has product MRQSRQISIGDVKIGGGAPVSVQSMTITDTRDVASTVSQIKRLEKAGCDIVRVAVPDMDAAKALGAIRKEIRIPLVSDIHFDYRLALESIRQGVDGMRINPGNIGARYRIKAVVNACKERRIPIRIGVNSGSLEKDILKKHKHPTAEALVESAMRHVGILEDLDFLDIKISVKSTDVRKMITAYRMLADKTEYPLHLGVTEAGTPGMGTVKSAIGIGALLAEGIGDTIRVSLTGDPVEEIVVGMNILRSLGIRNNGIELISCPGCGRLEIDLEKLVSEVEQGVSGFNLPRPVKVAILGCVVNGPGEAAEADIGIAGGRGKGMLYRDGKLIKSFREADLVGELVKEIERNYVN; this is encoded by the coding sequence ATGAGGCAATCCCGGCAGATATCAATCGGTGACGTAAAAATAGGCGGGGGAGCTCCCGTGTCGGTTCAGTCAATGACTATCACCGATACGAGAGACGTTGCGTCAACAGTTTCCCAGATAAAAAGACTTGAGAAGGCGGGTTGTGACATCGTCAGGGTAGCCGTTCCCGACATGGATGCCGCAAAGGCTCTGGGAGCGATAAGAAAAGAGATAAGGATTCCCCTTGTCTCGGACATACACTTTGATTACAGACTGGCCCTTGAATCAATAAGACAGGGAGTCGACGGGATGAGAATAAATCCCGGAAACATCGGCGCTAGGTACAGAATAAAGGCCGTGGTTAACGCCTGCAAGGAAAGAAGAATTCCCATAAGAATAGGCGTGAATTCAGGCTCTCTTGAAAAAGACATACTCAAAAAGCACAAACACCCAACGGCCGAAGCCTTGGTTGAGAGCGCAATGAGACATGTCGGCATACTCGAGGACCTTGATTTTCTCGACATAAAGATTTCAGTCAAGTCCACCGACGTGAGGAAAATGATTACCGCATACAGAATGCTCGCGGACAAGACCGAATATCCGCTCCATCTCGGAGTTACCGAGGCGGGGACCCCGGGAATGGGGACGGTGAAATCCGCCATAGGAATCGGAGCGCTTCTGGCTGAAGGGATAGGTGACACGATAAGGGTGTCCTTAACCGGCGATCCGGTGGAGGAAATAGTTGTCGGAATGAACATACTGAGGTCCCTTGGAATCAGGAACAACGGAATTGAACTTATCTCGTGCCCGGGATGCGGGCGACTTGAAATAGATCTTGAGAAGCTGGTTTCTGAAGTTGAACAAGGTGTTTCCGGTTTTAACCTTCCAAGACCGGTTAAAGTCGCCATACTGGGTTGCGTTGTCAACGGGCCGGGTGAGGCCGCGGAAGCTGATATAGGGATAGCGGGGGGAAGGGGGAAAGGAATGCTCTATCGGGACGGAAAGCTGATAAAATCTTTCAGAGAAGCCGATTTGGTCGGGGAGCTTGTCAAAGAAATAGAGAGAAATTACGTCAACTGA